The Streptomyces kanamyceticus genome window below encodes:
- a CDS encoding carboxylesterase/lipase family protein — protein sequence MRRSRIRRAASVVAVLAAAAAATLVPQSAQARDDTAADRTLVRTDAGWVRGLSTAQGRQFLGVPYAERPVGALRWKEPRTAEPWAGVRRADRFGNHCVQAASWDPGYEKPSHTEDCLDLNVYTPIGARHRPVMVWLHGGGLTAGAGEDIVPDTFARETGTVVVTVNYRLGAMGFLAAEGLDGEASDRVSGNYGLLDQQAALRWVRANIGRFGGDPGRVTIAGESAGGRSVCTLLASPTARGLYRAGIVESGAYGDCAGREHRRAVGDGAAFAKKAGCPDPATALACLRARPAKEILAAQAGFDWGPVVGGAFLPEQPKTAYENGSAARVPVLNGANSDEGRLFAFSQFDGQGTPLTAEGYAPALTEAYGPELGGRVLKEYPLAAHPSPTTAYAAAMGDRMFACTALRMNKALAGRGPVYAYEFADRTSPPFASLRDLDTDFDFGATHVNEVQYLFKHFGLVSPLNAEQRALSRQMVRYWGSFVRDGVPLAHGAPAAPDQRTRPGRVLSLRTASAGGTAISATVHGEHRCGLWDAVPSE from the coding sequence ATGAGGAGAAGCCGGATACGACGCGCCGCGTCGGTCGTCGCCGTCCTTGCGGCGGCCGCCGCGGCCACCCTGGTGCCGCAGTCGGCGCAGGCCAGGGACGACACGGCCGCGGACCGTACGCTCGTGCGCACCGACGCCGGATGGGTGCGCGGCCTGTCGACCGCGCAGGGGCGGCAGTTCCTCGGCGTTCCGTACGCGGAGCGGCCCGTCGGCGCCCTGCGCTGGAAGGAGCCGAGGACCGCCGAACCCTGGGCGGGCGTGCGCCGGGCCGATCGGTTCGGCAACCACTGCGTACAGGCGGCGAGTTGGGACCCCGGCTACGAGAAACCCAGCCACACCGAGGACTGCCTCGACCTCAACGTGTACACCCCCATCGGTGCGCGCCACCGCCCCGTGATGGTCTGGCTGCACGGCGGCGGGCTCACCGCGGGCGCGGGCGAGGACATCGTGCCCGACACCTTCGCCCGGGAGACCGGCACCGTGGTCGTCACCGTCAACTACCGCCTCGGAGCCATGGGGTTCCTCGCCGCCGAAGGGCTCGACGGCGAGGCGTCCGACCGCGTCTCGGGCAACTACGGACTGCTCGACCAGCAGGCCGCGCTGCGCTGGGTGCGCGCCAACATCGGCCGTTTCGGCGGCGATCCGGGCCGCGTCACCATCGCGGGCGAGTCCGCGGGCGGCCGCTCCGTCTGCACCCTGCTCGCCTCGCCCACCGCGCGCGGCCTGTACCGCGCGGGCATCGTGGAGAGCGGCGCGTACGGCGACTGCGCGGGCCGCGAGCACCGGCGGGCCGTCGGTGACGGAGCGGCGTTCGCGAAGAAGGCGGGCTGCCCCGACCCGGCGACCGCCCTCGCCTGTCTGCGGGCCAGGCCCGCCAAGGAGATCCTCGCCGCGCAGGCGGGCTTCGACTGGGGTCCGGTCGTCGGCGGCGCCTTCCTTCCCGAGCAGCCGAAGACGGCGTACGAGAACGGGAGCGCGGCCCGGGTGCCGGTCCTGAACGGCGCCAACAGCGACGAGGGGCGCCTCTTCGCCTTCTCCCAGTTCGACGGGCAGGGCACGCCGCTCACCGCGGAGGGGTACGCGCCCGCGCTCACCGAGGCGTACGGTCCCGAGCTCGGTGGCCGCGTCCTGAAGGAGTACCCGCTCGCCGCGCACCCCTCGCCGACGACCGCCTACGCGGCGGCGATGGGTGACCGCATGTTCGCCTGCACCGCCCTGCGCATGAACAAGGCGCTCGCGGGACGCGGGCCCGTCTACGCCTACGAGTTCGCCGACCGCACCTCGCCGCCCTTCGCCTCGCTGCGCGACCTCGACACGGACTTCGACTTCGGCGCGACGCACGTCAACGAGGTGCAGTACCTGTTCAAGCACTTCGGTCTCGTATCGCCGCTCAACGCCGAACAGCGGGCGCTCTCACGGCAGATGGTGCGGTACTGGGGCTCGTTCGTCCGCGACGGTGTGCCTCTCGCGCACGGCGCGCCCGCGGCGCCCGACCAGCGCACCCGGCCGGGGCGGGTGTTGTCCCTGCGCACCGCGTCGGCAGGCGGGACCGCGATCAGCGCGACCGTGCACGGCGAGCACCGGTGCGGTCTCTGGGACGCCGTTCCTTCGGAGTGA
- a CDS encoding DedA family protein, with protein MHVQEWLEHVPAVSIYALVALVIGLESLGIPLPGEIVLISAALLSSQHGDINPVVLGACASAGAIIGDSIGYAIGRKGGRPLLARLERKFPKHFSAANVASAERSFQKWGMWAVFFGRFVALLRIFAGPLAGVLRMPYWKFLIANVLGGIVWAGGTTAVIYYIGVVAEDWLKRFSYLGLAAAVLIGLASMLLVKRRAKKAAAEADSAGAGTSTDTEAAVAERQPVPAAD; from the coding sequence TTGCACGTCCAGGAGTGGCTGGAGCACGTCCCAGCCGTCAGCATCTACGCGCTGGTGGCCCTCGTCATCGGCCTGGAGAGCCTGGGCATTCCGCTGCCCGGTGAGATCGTCCTGATCTCCGCGGCGCTCCTGTCGTCCCAGCACGGCGACATCAACCCCGTCGTCCTCGGGGCGTGCGCGAGCGCGGGCGCCATCATCGGTGACTCCATCGGGTACGCCATCGGGCGCAAGGGCGGACGGCCGCTCCTGGCCCGCCTCGAACGAAAGTTCCCCAAGCACTTCAGTGCGGCGAACGTCGCGAGCGCCGAGCGGTCCTTCCAGAAGTGGGGCATGTGGGCGGTCTTCTTCGGCCGCTTCGTCGCCCTCCTGCGGATCTTCGCGGGACCGCTCGCGGGCGTCCTGCGCATGCCCTATTGGAAGTTCCTGATCGCCAACGTCCTCGGCGGCATCGTCTGGGCGGGCGGCACCACCGCCGTCATCTACTACATCGGCGTGGTCGCCGAGGACTGGCTCAAGCGCTTCTCGTACCTGGGGCTCGCGGCCGCCGTGCTGATCGGCCTGGCCTCGATGCTGCTCGTCAAGCGCAGGGCGAAGAAGGCGGCGGCCGAGGCGGACAGTGCCGGTGCCGGTACCAGTACCGACACCGAAGCCGCGGTGGCCGAGCGGCAGCCCGTCCCGGCCGCCGACTGA
- a CDS encoding gamma carbonic anhydrase family protein: MGHEALITGIGGKDPKIDQDAFTAPTSVVLGEVTLHAGASTWYGAVLRADCGPIVVGAESNIQDNCTLHVDPGFPITVGERVSVGHNAVLHGCTVEDDCLIGMGATVLNGAVIGAGSLVAAQALVPQGMEVPPGSLVAGVPAKVRRQLTDEEREGISLNGTMYVELARAHRDAHAAG, encoded by the coding sequence ATGGGCCACGAGGCACTCATCACCGGCATCGGCGGCAAGGATCCGAAGATCGACCAGGACGCCTTCACCGCGCCCACGTCCGTCGTGCTCGGCGAGGTGACGCTGCACGCGGGGGCGAGCACCTGGTACGGCGCGGTGCTGCGCGCCGACTGCGGGCCCATCGTCGTCGGCGCCGAGAGCAACATCCAGGACAACTGCACGCTGCACGTCGACCCCGGCTTCCCCATCACGGTCGGCGAGCGCGTCTCGGTCGGTCACAACGCCGTCCTGCACGGCTGCACCGTCGAGGACGACTGCCTGATCGGCATGGGCGCCACCGTCCTCAACGGCGCGGTGATCGGGGCTGGTTCGCTGGTCGCGGCGCAGGCGCTCGTGCCCCAGGGCATGGAAGTGCCCCCGGGCTCGCTCGTCGCGGGCGTGCCCGCGAAGGTACGCAGGCAGCTCACGGACGAGGAGCGCGAGGGCATCTCCCTGAACGGCACGATGTACGTCGAGCTGGCCAGGGCCCACCGCGACGCGCACGCCGCGGGGTGA
- a CDS encoding acyltransferase, whose translation MPKNRNTFSSLAAARRRIAQRAVHAGWSWVQRTGAVTAAHPGRLRFGAIGEGTKLAFPQGTVFGEPWIRLGDHCIVGEHVTLTAGMMPDLDLGPDPILRIGNGVVLGRGSHVIADTTVSIGDDCYFGPYVYVTSTNHSYDDPHTPIGKQWPRMEPVEIGSGCWIGTGAVILPGARIGRNVVVAAGAVVRGAVPDHAVVAGAPAKVVRTWDAERGWEPPLRTPAPVPIPDGVTPEQLVALGESGEA comes from the coding sequence GTGCCGAAGAACAGGAACACGTTCTCATCCCTTGCCGCCGCGCGGCGCCGCATCGCGCAGCGCGCCGTCCACGCGGGCTGGTCGTGGGTGCAGCGCACGGGCGCGGTGACGGCGGCGCACCCCGGGCGGCTGCGGTTCGGCGCGATCGGCGAGGGCACCAAGCTCGCGTTCCCGCAGGGCACGGTCTTCGGGGAGCCGTGGATCAGGCTCGGCGACCACTGCATCGTCGGGGAGCACGTCACGCTCACCGCGGGGATGATGCCGGACCTCGACCTCGGCCCCGACCCCATCCTGCGCATCGGCAACGGCGTCGTGCTCGGCCGCGGCAGCCACGTCATCGCCGACACCACGGTCTCGATCGGCGACGACTGCTACTTCGGGCCCTATGTGTACGTGACGTCCACCAACCACTCGTACGACGATCCGCACACGCCGATCGGGAAGCAGTGGCCGCGGATGGAGCCGGTGGAGATCGGGTCCGGCTGCTGGATCGGCACGGGTGCGGTGATCCTGCCGGGGGCGCGGATCGGGCGCAATGTCGTCGTCGCCGCGGGGGCGGTCGTCCGGGGCGCGGTGCCCGACCACGCGGTCGTGGCGGGAGCCCCGGCCAAGGTCGTGCGGACGTGGGACGCCGAGCGGGGGTGGGAGCCGCCGCTGCGCACGCCCGCGCCGGTGCCGATACCCGACGGGGTCACGCCGGAACAGCTGGTGGCGCTGGGGGAGTCGGGGGAGGCGTAG